A genomic region of Metopolophium dirhodum isolate CAU chromosome 1, ASM1992520v1, whole genome shotgun sequence contains the following coding sequences:
- the LOC132935481 gene encoding CCAAT/enhancer-binding protein gamma-like encodes MARKIKENKNMAPSALLREEDDNQRNRVENNRAVERRRVNSRMRAQQALRRLNQLRAENEILVEKQQFLEKELRFLKNLFMAEAARISQIDLPKSVLNALLTDTTSDILENDLTKLQSSS; translated from the exons ATGGCTcgtaaaattaaagaaaataaaaacatggcTCCATCAGCTCTGTTACGGGAAGAAGACGATAATCAACGTAATCGGGTTGAGAACAATCGG gCAGTTGAAAGAAGACGAGTTAATAGTAGAATGCGCGCACAACAGGCATTGCGACGTTTGAACCAATTAAGAGCTGAGAATGAAATACTTGtagaaaaacaacaatttttagaaaaagaattaagatttttgaaaaatctattCATGGCAGAAGCTGCTA gaaTATCACAAATTGACCTCCCCAAATCTGTTCTTAACGCATTACTGACTGACACTACTTCAGACATATTAGAAAATGATTTAACAAAACTTCAATCTTCATCataa